In Thermothelomyces thermophilus ATCC 42464 chromosome 5, complete sequence, the sequence TGTCGGGAATGGAGCAAATAGCTAACAATTACATCCTCTTTTAGACAGCAGGACTGCTCTTCTCCGAATACATTTGCTTGGTACGTAAGGTACCTGttgtgtactgtacatacagtacatccTGATCTGTCCAAACATTGCCGTTGTCGACGACGGCCAAGGACTTGGCCAGCCCAACCTAGCGCGCCAAGTGACTACCAAGCCACCAACTTACTATGAGTATACGAGACCCGACATCATGGACGCCCGCTTGGCTAACTTTAAACTACCCGCCAGGCCATTATGAGCTTCCCGTGGTCTTATAGCGTTCTTGGCCTGGTTCCCGGGTAAGTCTCACAGAGGGACCCTGAGCGCAACTTTGATTCTGTTGAAATAATAATTACTGACATCGCCCGCTTCGCATGTAGATTAATCTTGACCGTTGTCATCGCTGGCATCGTGCTATACACGTGAGACTGCCGTGTCCGCTCGTTCCTCCGAAACCTCTACCTGTAGCTTCCTAACACAATATCGTTCTCCAGATCCTTGGTGCTGTGGGAATTCTGTCTTCGCCATCCAGAAGTCCGCGATGTCTGCGACATTGGTCAGATGCTTTTTTGGAACAAGAAGTGGGCTTGGTGGGCAACCGCTGCCATGTTCATCCTCAACAACACGGTAAttatccccccccccccctttttccacTCTTTCGTTTCCAACACAAAGCCTAACACGATTCTTCCCCACAGTTCATCCAGGCCCTGCACGTCCTGGTCGGCGCAAAGTATCTCAACACCATGACCGAGGCCAACGACGTGGCATGCCGCACTGTCAGCTTCGGGGTCGTCGCGACCATCATCTGCTGGGTATGCTCGCTTCCTCGAACGTTTGACATGCTGTCCAAGCTCGGCACTGCCTCCGCCTTCTTCACCTTCGTCTCGGTCCTCCTGGCCACCATCTTTGCGGCCGTCCAGGCACACCCGGCCGGCTTCGATCCGCGCTCGAGCTATACCAAGCCCGACGGCACAACAGGCATCGGCGGCAACCCCATCGTGACGGCCGTCCCCGTGGTGGGCACTACCTTCGTCAACGGCCTCGGTGCCTTCCTCAACATTAGCTACACCTTCATCGGCCAGATCACCCTCCCGTCCTTCATCGCCGAGATGAGGGACCCGCGCGATTTTCCCAAGGCGCTCTGGGCCTGCACCATCGCCGAGATCATCCTGTTCAGCATCGTCGGCTCCGTCGTCTACGCCTACGTCGGCAACCAGTACATGACCGCCCCGGCCTTTGGCTCCCTCGAGCCTTTGTTCAAGAAggtctccttctccttcatGATCCCCACCATCGTCTTCCTCGGCGTGTTGTACGCCTCCGTCTCGGCCCGCTTCATCTTCTTCCGCATCTTCCAAAATTCTCGCCACAAGAACGAGCACACTGTCGTTGGCTGGGTTACCTGGGCGTCCATCTTGCGTAAGTGCCGCGGCCTAGGCCTACTAATATTCACGAACGAACCGGGAACCTGTATTGACCCGGGCTTTAATATGCGCAGTGGCTACCTGGATCGTCGCCTTCATCATTGCTCAGGTGAtccccttcttctcctcacGTAGGTTTTtgttcctctccctctccctctccctctccctctccctctccctctccttgCTCCGTTATATActttctcttttctttcccCCCACGTCTGCGCTTCATTACCTAACTTACGACTTTCATCAGTCCTTTCCCTTATGAGCTCCCTCTTCGACAGCTTCTTCGGCTTCATTTTCTGGGGTGTTGCCTACTTCCGCATGCGCCGTGCCGATGGGAGCATCGCCGTGGTTAAGGAACACACGGTGGCAGGCTACCTTCTCGGGTCACTCAACGTCTTCATCATCCTGGTCGGCGTCTTCTTCCTGAGCGTAGGCACATATGCAACCGTCGAGAGCATCATCCTCGAGTTTGAAAGCGGCGCAGTCGGATCGGTCTTTTCATGTGCTAGCAACGGGCTATAAGGCGGGAAGAGAAGGTTCAATTGGATAGAGAGGAAGATACCCGAATTTTGCCATATCAAGCATGATAAGCAAGCCTCGGAAAAAGAGGGTTTTTGCAACAGTCTATATCAGTAATGTTACGGCTGCAAATTCAGGCCCTCGTTCAGAGCCGCAGAAAAGGATCCCGTTACATATCCTGGTCCGGAATGGAGACGGAGAGGGCGCTTTACTCTCGAATATCGCGCTGTTTGTGGCACAGAACATTGTCATCATCCACTTCCTATTAGAGGAGCTTCGGCACACCAGCACTCCGGAGACTGAGAATTCTGCCCACGAAGACAATGAGCGATTCAAAAGAGCGAGACTCGAGCTACAATAGGCTTGCCAAAAAGAAGGACTAAACAAACATTTCAAGACCCGCTCTGTGCT encodes:
- a CDS encoding amino-acid permease, translated to MPHQVSPERTMSDEKLDIRDGRRSSNVEVPNLSGWSSWFGGPGVTIGPRIAPVLSGISLGSDSDTDQSSRAILDKQLAAEDGHAIKYRTCSWQKTAGLLFSEYICLAIMSFPWSYSVLGLVPGLILTVVIAGIVLYTSLVLWEFCLRHPEVRDVCDIGQMLFWNKKWAWWATAAMFILNNTFIQALHVLVGAKYLNTMTEANDVACRTVSFGVVATIICWVCSLPRTFDMLSKLGTASAFFTFVSVLLATIFAAVQAHPAGFDPRSSYTKPDGTTGIGGNPIVTAVPVVGTTFVNGLGAFLNISYTFIGQITLPSFIAEMRDPRDFPKALWACTIAEIILFSIVGSVVYAYVGNQYMTAPAFGSLEPLFKKVSFSFMIPTIVFLGVLYASVSARFIFFRIFQNSRHKNEHTVVGWVTWASILLATWIVAFIIAQVIPFFSSLLSLMSSLFDSFFGFIFWGVAYFRMRRADGSIAVVKEHTVAGYLLGSLNVFIILVGVFFLSVGTYATVESIILEFESGAVGSVFSCASNGL